In Buchnera aphidicola (Brachycaudus tragopogonis), the following are encoded in one genomic region:
- the nuoJ gene encoding NADH-quinone oxidoreductase subunit J has protein sequence MEFVFYICSFVAVISTFCVIIQKNAVYSLLYLIISLLSISGVFFSLGAFFAGALEVIIYAGAIIVLFVFVVMMLNLGDKYDIKEAKYLKPHFWIGPSLLSLILFLSMTYTIFFLKEKKIVGILIDSKAVGISLFGPYVLLVELSSILLLSALVVVFHIGIEKKSIKHKSS, from the coding sequence ATGGAATTTGTTTTTTATATATGTTCATTTGTAGCAGTTATTTCTACTTTTTGTGTAATTATTCAAAAAAATGCAGTGTATTCTCTATTATATTTAATAATTTCACTTTTATCAATATCTGGTGTTTTTTTTTCACTTGGCGCTTTTTTTGCAGGTGCTTTAGAAGTTATTATTTATGCTGGAGCTATTATAGTATTATTTGTTTTTGTTGTTATGATGCTTAATCTCGGTGACAAATATGATATAAAAGAAGCAAAATATTTAAAGCCTCATTTTTGGATCGGACCTAGTTTATTATCATTAATATTATTTTTATCAATGACTTATACGATATTTTTTTTAAAAGAAAAAAAAATAGTAGGAATTTTAATTGATTCTAAAGCAGTAGGTATTAGTTTATTTGGTCCTTATGTATTATTAGTTGAATTATCTTCAATTCTTTTATTATCTGCTTTAGTTGTTGTATTTCATATTGGTATAGAAAAAAAATCAATCAAACATAAATCATCATAA
- the nuoK gene encoding NADH-quinone oxidoreductase subunit NuoK translates to MISLFHGLFLSLILFILGLTSLIVRRNILFMLISLEIMMNAAGLALIVVGSYWQQVDGQIMYIFAITLAASEASIALALLLQIYRRWKTLNIDILSEMHG, encoded by the coding sequence ATGATTTCTTTATTTCACGGGTTATTTTTATCATTAATATTATTTATTTTAGGTTTAACATCTTTAATTGTACGACGCAATATATTATTTATGTTAATTAGTTTAGAAATAATGATGAATGCTGCTGGATTAGCATTAATAGTAGTAGGTAGTTATTGGCAACAAGTAGATGGTCAAATAATGTATATATTTGCTATTACTTTAGCTGCATCAGAAGCAAGCATAGCTTTAGCATTATTGCTTCAAATTTATAGACGTTGGAAAACATTAAATATTGATATTTTAAGTGAGATGCATGGATGA
- the ispE gene encoding 4-(cytidine 5'-diphospho)-2-C-methyl-D-erythritol kinase: protein MNLKMIYTWPSPAKINLFLYVTGTRIDGYHYIQTLFQLLNYGDTLKIIPNKTGNIKLFTHKKSLINIQNSIINAAKLLREQGLFYEKINNINIGAKIFLKKRIPIGSGLGGASSNAATTLIVLNKLWNIKFTLEELSILGLKIGTDVPGFIMGNTAIIEGIGEILYPFKQKEKWYLIIYPNTQILTKNMFSSPFLKKNTPKKSIKILLKEPFSNDFQNIVTQKFTHIKKLLSMLSEHAPSRMTGTGSCIFSEFNDKKSAQKILALIPKNMKGFISKSVNISPLHKMLYKKDIVY, encoded by the coding sequence ATGAATCTTAAAATGATATATACATGGCCATCTCCTGCAAAAATAAATCTATTTTTATACGTAACCGGAACACGTATAGATGGATATCATTATATACAGACTTTATTTCAATTACTTAATTATGGAGATACATTAAAAATAATTCCTAATAAAACCGGTAATATCAAACTATTTACTCACAAAAAATCTCTGATCAATATTCAAAATAGTATTATAAATGCGGCTAAATTATTAAGAGAGCAAGGATTATTTTACGAAAAAATAAATAATATTAATATTGGAGCTAAAATATTTTTAAAAAAAAGAATACCTATAGGAAGCGGATTAGGAGGAGCATCTTCTAATGCCGCAACTACTTTAATTGTTTTAAATAAATTATGGAATATAAAATTTACATTAGAAGAACTATCTATATTAGGTTTAAAAATAGGAACAGATGTACCTGGATTCATTATGGGAAATACAGCAATTATTGAAGGTATAGGAGAAATATTATATCCATTTAAACAAAAAGAAAAGTGGTATTTAATTATATATCCTAATACTCAGATATTAACAAAAAATATGTTTTCAAGCCCTTTTTTAAAAAAAAATACTCCTAAAAAATCTATTAAAATATTATTAAAAGAACCTTTCAGTAATGATTTTCAAAATATAGTAACACAAAAATTTACTCATATAAAAAAATTACTTTCAATGTTGTCTGAACATGCACCATCACGTATGACAGGCACCGGATCTTGTATCTTTTCTGAATTCAATGATAAGAAATCTGCACAAAAAATTCTTGCTTTAATTCCTAAAAATATGAAAGGATTTATCTCAAAAAGTGTTAATATTTCACCATTACACAAAATGCTTTATAAAAAAGATATTGTTTACTAA
- a CDS encoding NADH-quinone oxidoreductase subunit M: MLLSLLIIIPFFSSFFSFFSYNLNKNAPRWIALIGIILTLLVIIKISMQENDYFFQVTHYPNWNCQFIIPWIPKFGISFNIATDGLSIVMLVFASLLSIISIVCSWNEIKIKEGFFYFNFMLVFTGIIGIFIAVDLFLFFFFWEIILIPMYFLIALWSDKEKKENSYFAANKFFIYGQISGLILLSSILLLVLNYYKITHILTFDYNLLLNQSINQYVEYIIMLGFFFAFAIKMPIIPFHGWLADTHVQCPSCGAVEIIGILLKTAPYAFLRYNLVLVPHATEKFASIAMFLGLISIFYGAFIAFSQTNIKRLIAYSSISHMGLILIAIYSNNEISLQGVVIQMLSNSVSTAALCILSGQLYQRLKTQDMRLMGGLWSYVYWIPGFTLFFSLANLGIPGTGNFIGEFLILSGLFQFFPLTSILATIGIVFSSIYSLNMIHKIFYGSSKKVLPMFFLNKKELWTIIVLIITLVFLGINPQKIIDASYNSIHNI; this comes from the coding sequence ATGTTACTTTCTTTGTTAATTATCATTCCATTTTTTAGTAGTTTTTTTTCTTTTTTTTCTTATAATTTGAATAAAAATGCTCCTCGTTGGATTGCACTAATAGGAATTATACTAACTCTATTAGTAATTATTAAAATATCAATGCAGGAAAATGATTATTTTTTCCAAGTAACACATTATCCTAATTGGAATTGTCAATTCATTATACCGTGGATACCAAAATTTGGTATTTCATTTAACATTGCAACTGATGGTTTGTCTATTGTTATGCTTGTTTTTGCTTCTTTATTATCAATTATATCTATTGTATGTTCGTGGAATGAAATTAAAATAAAAGAAGGTTTTTTTTATTTTAATTTTATGCTTGTGTTTACTGGGATAATTGGTATTTTTATTGCTGTAGATCTGTTTTTATTTTTCTTTTTTTGGGAAATTATTTTAATTCCTATGTATTTTTTAATTGCATTGTGGAGTGATAAAGAAAAAAAAGAAAATAGCTATTTTGCTGCGAACAAGTTTTTTATATATGGACAAATTTCTGGATTAATATTGTTATCATCTATTTTATTATTAGTTCTTAACTATTATAAAATTACTCATATTTTAACTTTCGATTATAACTTACTGTTAAATCAATCAATAAATCAATATGTAGAATATATTATAATGTTAGGATTTTTTTTCGCATTTGCTATAAAAATGCCTATTATTCCCTTTCATGGATGGTTAGCAGATACGCATGTTCAATGTCCATCTTGTGGTGCAGTAGAGATTATTGGCATTTTATTAAAAACTGCTCCTTATGCATTTTTGAGATATAATTTAGTACTTGTTCCTCATGCAACAGAAAAATTTGCTTCCATTGCAATGTTTTTAGGTCTTATCAGTATATTTTATGGTGCTTTTATTGCTTTTTCTCAAACAAACATTAAACGTTTAATTGCTTATTCTTCAATTTCTCATATGGGATTAATTTTAATTGCTATTTATAGTAATAATGAGATATCTCTACAGGGTGTAGTAATTCAAATGTTATCAAATAGTGTTTCTACTGCTGCTTTATGTATTTTGTCTGGTCAACTTTATCAACGCTTAAAAACTCAAGATATGCGTCTAATGGGAGGTTTATGGTCTTATGTTTACTGGATTCCAGGTTTTACTTTGTTTTTTTCTCTTGCAAATTTAGGAATACCTGGAACAGGAAATTTTATTGGTGAATTTTTAATTTTGTCTGGTCTTTTTCAATTTTTTCCACTTACATCTATATTAGCTACTATTGGTATAGTTTTTTCTTCTATTTATTCTTTAAATATGATACATAAAATATTTTATGGTTCATCTAAAAAAGTTTTACCGATGTTTTTTTTAAACAAGAAAGAATTATGGACGATAATAGTGTTAATTATTACATTAGTTTTTTTAGGTATCAATCCTCAAAAAATTATAGATGCTTCATATAATTCTATACATAACATTTAG
- the folC gene encoding bifunctional tetrahydrofolate synthase/dihydrofolate synthase, with product MRKNNSLSIWLKYLEKIDKKVVFNLSKLKFIAKKLNLLNSKAFIFTVAGTNGKGTTCAMLETLLLNSGYQVGLYTSPHLINYLERVRINGSILDAEEHISSFKYIELVRCSYLLSYFEFITLAALFLFQKKSLDIIILEVGVGGRLDATNIIDSDLSIITNIGIDHTSVLGYNRLSIAREKSGIFRKNKISVIGEIDIPDSMKNIAKEKKTILKKINKDWFWNKKNHYWNFIHPDIELFSLPLTHIPLSNTALALSALYYAGFKITEEVIRASISRVKLPGRFQIISSFPFIIVDVAHNPDAALYLFKKINDLDIKGKIYALIGMLEDKDISGIVHPFKKIINYWYAAPLKTSRTATSEKLKKNLPSGNTIVLNSIHEAYKIVKLSLKKQDAILVFGSFLTVSEFISAKNIEDKTDISKI from the coding sequence ATGCGAAAAAACAACTCCTTGTCCATTTGGTTGAAATATTTAGAAAAAATAGATAAAAAGGTAGTATTTAATCTTAGTAAATTAAAATTTATCGCAAAAAAATTAAACTTATTAAATTCAAAAGCATTTATTTTTACTGTTGCAGGTACTAATGGTAAAGGTACAACTTGTGCAATGTTAGAAACATTACTGTTAAATTCAGGTTATCAAGTAGGATTATATACTTCGCCTCATCTTATTAATTATTTAGAGCGAGTTCGTATTAATGGTTCTATTCTTGATGCAGAAGAGCATATTTCTTCTTTTAAATATATAGAGTTAGTAAGATGTTCCTATTTATTAAGTTATTTTGAATTTATTACACTTGCAGCATTGTTTTTATTTCAAAAAAAATCATTAGATATTATAATATTAGAAGTAGGTGTAGGTGGACGTTTAGATGCTACTAATATTATTGATTCTGATTTATCTATTATCACTAATATAGGAATAGATCATACTTCTGTATTAGGGTATAATCGTTTAAGCATTGCTCGTGAAAAATCTGGTATTTTTAGAAAAAATAAAATTTCTGTAATTGGAGAAATAGATATTCCAGACTCTATGAAAAATATAGCTAAAGAAAAAAAAACTATACTAAAAAAAATTAATAAAGATTGGTTTTGGAATAAAAAAAATCATTATTGGAATTTTATACATCCTGACATTGAATTATTTAGTTTGCCATTGACTCATATACCACTTTCTAATACAGCTCTTGCTTTATCTGCATTATATTATGCTGGTTTTAAAATTACTGAAGAAGTTATAAGAGCATCTATTTCTAGAGTAAAATTACCAGGTAGATTTCAAATTATTTCTAGTTTTCCTTTCATTATTGTTGATGTAGCACATAATCCTGACGCTGCTTTATATTTATTTAAAAAGATAAATGATTTAGATATTAAAGGAAAAATATATGCATTGATAGGTATGTTAGAAGATAAAGACATTTCAGGAATAGTTCATCCTTTTAAAAAAATAATTAATTATTGGTATGCTGCACCTTTAAAAACAAGTCGTACTGCCACTTCAGAAAAATTAAAAAAAAATTTACCTTCTGGTAACACTATAGTATTAAATAGCATTCATGAAGCCTATAAAATAGTAAAGCTATCATTAAAAAAACAAGATGCTATTTTAGTTTTTGGTTCTTTTTTAACTGTATCAGAATTTATTTCTGCAAAAAACATAGAAGATAAAACAGATATATCAAAAATTTAA
- a CDS encoding TerC/Alx family metal homeostasis membrane protein, which translates to MIYIPFTPLLWSIFFFLIVIIFAIDNYIYKDNKIQEKSLKHSFFCYSYWFFLSLFFILFFWFVTYKNESSTVANKNVILFFTGYLLEVLLSIDNVFVWFLVFKSLKIPIIFQKKVLLYGIWSAVILRFVIIFYGQILFSKYHWILYFFAMFFLATSLKIIFFNSKNNSQNDSQEKNIGMFWISNFFRVSQDVHDKKFFFVLNKKLFITPLLLSLIIIELSDIIFSIDSIPAIFSITDNFFIIVTSNIFAVLGLRSMYFFISTIVEKYPEIEYGLSGVLIFIALKILLEKFVVISTMITLLIILIIIMLTLIINKFLKFKKH; encoded by the coding sequence GTGATTTATATTCCTTTTACCCCATTACTTTGGAGTATTTTTTTTTTCTTGATTGTAATTATATTTGCAATAGATAATTACATATACAAAGATAATAAAATACAGGAAAAGTCTTTAAAACATTCTTTTTTTTGTTATTCTTATTGGTTTTTTTTATCTTTGTTTTTTATTTTATTTTTTTGGTTTGTAACGTATAAGAATGAAAGTAGTACAGTTGCTAATAAAAACGTTATATTATTTTTTACTGGATATTTATTGGAAGTGTTACTTTCAATTGATAATGTTTTTGTTTGGTTTCTTGTTTTTAAATCATTAAAAATTCCAATTATTTTTCAAAAGAAAGTATTATTGTATGGTATATGGAGTGCGGTAATCTTACGTTTTGTTATAATTTTTTATGGACAAATATTATTTTCTAAATATCATTGGATATTGTATTTTTTTGCTATGTTTTTTTTAGCAACTAGCTTAAAAATTATTTTTTTTAACAGTAAAAACAACAGTCAAAATGATTCACAAGAAAAAAATATTGGAATGTTTTGGATTTCTAATTTTTTTAGAGTTTCTCAAGATGTTCATGATAAAAAATTTTTTTTTGTATTAAATAAAAAATTATTTATTACTCCTTTATTATTATCTTTAATTATAATAGAGTTAAGTGATATTATTTTCTCAATAGATAGTATTCCTGCTATTTTTTCTATTACTGATAATTTTTTTATTATAGTGACTTCAAATATTTTTGCAGTTTTAGGTTTAAGATCTATGTATTTTTTTATATCGACTATAGTGGAAAAATATCCTGAAATTGAATATGGATTATCAGGCGTATTAATTTTTATTGCATTAAAAATATTACTCGAAAAATTTGTTGTTATATCAACAATGATTACATTATTGATAATATTAATAATAATAATGCTTACGTTAATCATTAACAAATTTTTAAAATTTAAAAAACATTAA
- the nuoL gene encoding NADH-quinone oxidoreductase subunit L: MNIIFFIVLFPLIGFLFLSFNQGLISKKKASKIGIYSVFISFLITFFYIFIFIKNTDKVIVQKLWQWISIYNFKIDFSFLLDGLSLSMLSVITGVGLLIHIFSSWYMEKKEGCSRFFAYTNLFIASMSVLVLSDNFLFMYLGWEGVSVCSYLLIGFYYTDFNNNYCALKAFILTRISDVFLMIAMFLIYQEYGTFNFQEIKFLSTFLNIENCHILNWITFCLLIGVLGKSAQLPLHTWLSDAMVGPTPVSALIHAATMVTAGVYLIARTHFLFLLTPDILYLVSLVGTLTILVSSISALFQSDIKRILAYSTMSQIGYMFLALGVQAWSAAITHLIMHAIFKALLFLSAGSLILSCNNEKNIFNLGGLRKKLPFLYINFIVGGASLVSFPLVTAGFYSKGNILFSVLQSGHINLFLISLFCSFLTAIYTFRMIFVVFHGKSICTATSYSSFGHNIPLLILLFFSTIFGSYIVPPLSYVLPPYNLFIDNKFLFEIICSILSISGIYFSYYFWIKNTYWIDKCLQFNLIRYISSFFLKGWGFDFFYNRFFLNFYLYIAQLLSLDPFNKVMYFFIKIVDIFNFYLLKISNGYIRWYITSMALGVNLIFILILLF, from the coding sequence ATGAATATTATTTTCTTCATAGTTTTGTTTCCACTAATTGGATTTTTATTTTTATCTTTCAATCAAGGCTTAATATCTAAAAAAAAAGCATCAAAAATAGGTATTTATTCAGTATTTATATCATTTTTAATTACTTTTTTCTATATTTTTATCTTTATTAAAAACACGGACAAAGTTATTGTTCAAAAATTATGGCAATGGATATCTATTTATAATTTTAAGATTGATTTTTCCTTTCTATTAGATGGATTATCTTTAAGTATGTTATCTGTAATTACAGGTGTAGGTTTATTAATACATATTTTTTCTTCTTGGTATATGGAGAAAAAAGAAGGTTGTTCACGTTTTTTTGCATATACTAATTTATTTATAGCAAGTATGTCCGTTTTAGTATTATCAGATAATTTTTTATTTATGTATTTAGGATGGGAAGGAGTTAGTGTATGCTCTTATCTATTAATTGGTTTTTATTACACAGATTTCAACAATAATTATTGTGCTCTTAAAGCTTTTATTTTAACTAGAATTTCTGATGTTTTTTTAATGATAGCAATGTTTTTAATATATCAAGAATATGGTACTTTTAATTTTCAAGAAATTAAATTTTTATCAACTTTTTTAAATATAGAAAATTGCCATATTTTAAATTGGATTACATTTTGTTTATTAATAGGTGTCTTGGGGAAATCAGCACAGTTACCATTACACACTTGGTTATCGGATGCAATGGTTGGGCCTACTCCTGTTTCAGCTTTGATTCATGCAGCTACTATGGTTACAGCTGGGGTTTATTTAATAGCTAGAACTCATTTTTTATTTTTATTAACTCCAGATATATTATATCTTGTAAGTTTAGTTGGTACACTAACAATATTAGTTTCTAGTATATCTGCTTTATTTCAGAGTGATATAAAACGTATTTTGGCTTATTCTACGATGAGTCAAATAGGGTATATGTTTTTAGCACTTGGAGTTCAGGCGTGGAGCGCGGCAATAACGCATTTAATTATGCATGCTATTTTTAAAGCGTTATTATTTTTATCTGCAGGTTCATTAATTCTATCTTGTAACAATGAAAAAAATATATTTAATTTAGGAGGTTTACGTAAAAAATTACCTTTTTTATATATTAATTTTATAGTTGGAGGTGCTTCTTTAGTTTCTTTTCCCTTAGTTACAGCTGGTTTTTATAGTAAAGGTAACATTTTATTTAGTGTGTTACAAAGTGGTCATATTAATTTATTTTTAATTTCTTTATTTTGTTCTTTTTTGACCGCTATTTACACATTTAGAATGATTTTTGTTGTTTTTCATGGAAAATCTATTTGTACGGCTACTTCCTATTCTAGTTTTGGACACAATATACCATTATTAATTCTTTTATTTTTTTCTACAATTTTTGGATCATATATTGTTCCGCCATTATCTTATGTACTTCCTCCATATAATTTATTCATAGATAATAAATTTTTGTTTGAAATAATATGTAGTATATTGTCTATTTCTGGAATATATTTTTCTTATTATTTTTGGATTAAAAATACATATTGGATTGATAAATGTTTGCAATTTAATTTAATAAGATATATTTCTTCTTTTTTTTTAAAAGGTTGGGGATTTGATTTTTTTTATAATAGATTTTTTTTAAATTTTTATTTATATATAGCACAACTACTATCTCTTGATCCATTTAATAAAGTTATGTATTTTTTTATAAAAATAGTAGATATATTTAATTTTTATTTACTAAAGATAAGTAATGGTTATATAAGATGGTATATAACTTCAATGGCATTAGGTGTAAATTTAATTTTTATATTAATTTTACTTTTTTAG
- a CDS encoding ribose-phosphate pyrophosphokinase, producing MPDMKLFAGNSIPKLAKFIANRLYINLGNAAVGRFSDGEISVQINENVRGGDVFIIQSTCAPTNDNIMELVVMVDALRRASAGRITAVIPYFGYARQDRRVRSARVPITAKVVADFLSSIGVDRVLTVDLHAEQIQGFFDVPVDNVFGSLILLEDMLQRELKNPIVVSPDIGGVVRARAIAKLLYDTDMAIIDKRRPRANISQIMHIIGDVANRDCILVDDMIDTGGTLCKAAEALKERGAKRVFAYATHPIFSGNASTNLKNSMIDEVVVCDTIPLSEKIESLPNVRTLTLAGMLAEAIRRISNEESISAMFEH from the coding sequence ATGCCTGATATGAAACTTTTTGCTGGGAATTCTATTCCCAAATTAGCAAAATTTATTGCGAATAGATTATATATTAATTTAGGGAATGCAGCTGTAGGTAGATTTAGCGATGGTGAAATTAGTGTACAAATAAATGAAAATGTACGAGGTGGTGATGTTTTTATTATTCAATCTACTTGCGCGCCAACTAATGACAATATCATGGAACTAGTTGTAATGGTAGATGCTTTAAGAAGAGCTTCTGCTGGTAGAATTACTGCAGTAATACCATATTTTGGATACGCTCGTCAAGATCGTCGAGTAAGATCAGCAAGAGTTCCTATAACAGCAAAAGTAGTTGCAGATTTTTTATCTAGTATTGGAGTAGATCGCGTACTAACAGTAGATCTTCATGCAGAACAAATACAAGGTTTTTTTGATGTTCCTGTAGATAATGTATTTGGAAGTTTAATTCTTTTAGAAGACATGCTCCAAAGAGAACTCAAAAATCCGATTGTAGTTTCCCCTGATATTGGTGGAGTAGTAAGAGCTCGAGCAATAGCTAAGCTGCTTTATGATACAGACATGGCAATAATTGATAAAAGAAGACCTCGTGCTAACATATCTCAAATTATGCATATTATTGGTGATGTAGCAAATAGAGATTGTATTTTAGTAGATGATATGATTGATACAGGAGGTACTCTTTGTAAAGCTGCAGAAGCGTTAAAAGAAAGAGGAGCAAAAAGAGTTTTTGCATACGCAACACATCCTATTTTTTCTGGAAATGCTTCTACTAACTTAAAAAATTCTATGATCGATGAAGTTGTTGTATGTGATACAATTCCATTATCAGAAAAAATTGAATCACTACCAAATGTACGCACACTTACTTTAGCAGGTATGTTAGCTGAAGCAATACGAAGAATTAGTAATGAAGAATCTATTTCTGCTATGTTTGAACATTAA
- a CDS encoding NADH-quinone oxidoreductase subunit N has protein sequence MTINLQQLIALLPFLIVLFTLVTVVLSISYNRNYLFISILSIMGLLSALSSLYFSSKIVPIDITFLFHINSYSIFYIGMIIIASISTCIFAYPSLLRYPFNKEEFYLLILISTLGAMSLIISNHMSSFFINIELTSLPIFGLIGYSSYKKKSLEASFKYVILSGVASSFLLLGIAWVYSVCGDLSFMSINSILNAVSLNEKVVLLFGFSMILLSLFFKLSIVPFHLWTPDIYQGTPALVLSFFSTVGKISIFSVLLHLLSHVSFSNYNQLYLVISLFTISSMLFGNIMALFQKNFKRFLGYTSISQMGYLFVVLLVLDNNYVFSLEASSIYLFSYLFSNIACFGIIDFISSLDQKNNSNLISSYRGFFWSYPVLCSILTLVLLSLAGLPMTLGFIGKFYILSIIIKEDLWIVGCTFLVSTLLGIYCYLRVIINLYLSSSQVLEKKDSNNLAYVSSKIVIIFTGTILLILGIYPNPLISLLKICSLF, from the coding sequence ATGACAATAAATTTACAACAACTAATAGCATTGTTGCCTTTTTTAATTGTATTATTCACTTTAGTAACAGTTGTATTATCTATTTCTTATAATAGAAATTATTTATTTATTTCTATTCTTAGTATAATGGGTTTATTATCTGCATTATCTTCATTGTATTTTTCAAGTAAAATTGTTCCAATAGATATAACTTTTTTGTTTCATATTAATAGTTATTCTATTTTTTATATCGGTATGATTATAATTGCAAGTATTAGCACATGCATTTTTGCGTATCCATCGCTATTAAGATATCCATTTAATAAAGAAGAATTTTATTTATTGATACTGATTTCTACTTTGGGCGCCATGTCATTAATTATTTCGAACCACATGTCGTCTTTTTTTATCAATATTGAACTAACATCTTTACCAATATTTGGTTTAATTGGGTATTCTAGTTATAAAAAAAAGTCTTTAGAAGCTTCATTTAAATACGTTATTTTATCTGGTGTTGCATCTAGTTTTTTATTGCTTGGTATTGCCTGGGTGTATTCTGTTTGCGGTGATTTAAGTTTTATGTCTATAAATAGTATTTTGAATGCAGTATCTTTAAATGAAAAAGTAGTTTTATTGTTTGGTTTTAGTATGATACTTTTATCTTTATTCTTTAAATTATCAATTGTGCCGTTTCATTTATGGACTCCTGATATTTATCAAGGTACTCCTGCCTTAGTATTATCTTTTTTTTCTACTGTTGGGAAAATTTCTATTTTTTCTGTGTTATTACATTTATTATCGCATGTTTCTTTTTCAAATTATAACCAGTTATACCTTGTAATATCATTATTTACTATTTCTTCTATGTTGTTTGGTAATATTATGGCTCTTTTCCAAAAAAATTTTAAGAGGTTTTTAGGATATACATCAATATCGCAAATGGGATATCTTTTTGTAGTATTGCTGGTATTAGATAATAATTATGTATTTTCTTTAGAAGCTAGTAGTATATATTTGTTTTCTTATTTATTCAGTAATATAGCATGTTTTGGTATTATCGATTTTATTTCTAGTTTAGATCAAAAAAATAATTCTAATTTAATATCTTCATATCGAGGATTTTTTTGGTCATATCCAGTTTTATGTAGTATTTTAACGCTTGTTCTACTTTCTTTAGCTGGACTTCCAATGACTTTAGGATTTATAGGAAAATTTTATATATTATCAATTATTATTAAAGAAGATTTATGGATAGTGGGATGTACATTTTTAGTATCTACGTTGTTAGGTATTTATTGTTACTTGAGAGTGATTATTAATTTATACTTAAGTTCTTCACAAGTATTAGAGAAAAAAGATTCAAACAATTTAGCATATGTTTCTTCTAAAATAGTAATAATTTTTACGGGAACAATATTATTAATATTAGGAATATATCCGAATCCATTAATTAGTTTACTTAAAATATGCTCATTATTTTGA